The sequence CCGCAAGGCACGCCCCGAGGTTCGCTCTCCCCGGACGACCTCGACCAGGGGCATGCGTTCGGCCGGGGAGAAGAAGTGCAGTCCCAAGAACCGCTCCGGACAGCGCAGCGCCGTAGCGAGTCCTGACACCGGGAGCCCCGACGTATTCGTCGCCACGACCGTGTCGATGGTGACCGCCCGTTCGATCTGCTGCAGCACGTCCTCTTTCGTGGGCCGGTCTTCTGCCACGCTTTCAATGACAAGGCCGCAGCGGCTCAACTCTTGAGGCGTGAAGGGGCTGACTGCGATCAGGTCCACAATCCGACGGCCCTTGTCCTCCGACATCCGACCTCGGCTGACCTGACGCTCGACCGACGTTCGGATGCGCGCTTTCGTGTCTGACGCCCGATCCGCATTCCTCGCGCAAAGGACGACCTGCCGCCCGGAGGCCGCGATGGCCTGAGCGATGCCGCCCCCCATGAGGCCGGCTCCGACGATCCCGAGCGGGTTCGCCCGATCAGCGATGGAATTGGACCACGTCATTGATCTCTGCCCGGCCGACACGAGCCGTGTTCGCTTTCACGTCTGGATCTTCGTATCCGAACGATATTCCAAAGAGCAGTTTCAAATTCGAGGGCACACCGAGATGGTCGCGAACCACATCCGGAAACAGGCCGAGAGCCCCTTGCGCGCAGGACGCAATTCCATGCGCCGTCAGCAGAAGCATCACGCTCTGCGCATACATGCCGATATCGGTCGCTTCACGCGTATCGAACGGCTCGGACATGAAGATGAACACCGCATGGGGCGCGTCGAAGAACGCGTGGTTGCGGATATAGGCCATCTTCCGGCCGACGGCATCGTGACGCTCGACGCCCATGGCCCCGTACAACGTCCTCGCCGCATCGACCTGACGCTCACGATAAATGCCGGTGTAAAC comes from Bradyrhizobium diazoefficiens and encodes:
- a CDS encoding nitroreductase; its protein translation is MSVEEAIRTRRSVRGFLQREVPDDVLRKIFALAQWSPSNCNVQPWTPHVVSGQSLKRLREVLTSAGMRDEPIKPDWPADGVYTGIYRERQVDAARTLYGAMGVERHDAVGRKMAYIRNHAFFDAPHAVFIFMSEPFDTREATDIGMYAQSVMLLLTAHGIASCAQGALGLFPDVVRDHLGVPSNLKLLFGISFGYEDPDVKANTARVGRAEINDVVQFHR